GCGGAGATAGACCTCGATCGCGTCGCCGAGCGTATCGAGCCAGTCCTCGCCGGGCTCAGCGACGTAGATCTGACGGTTGAAGCCTGTGTGATCGAGAGCCCGCTGGCGCGCCGCCTCGTCCAACCCGGCCTCGTCTTGGCCCTTGAAGTAGTAATACAGGCGGCTTGCGAGACTGTCCGGGTCGTGGGGGCCGGCGAGCAGCGACCATCCCTTCCGGCCGATACGCTCGAGGGTAGCGGGGGTCGCCGAGGCGTACGCGATCGGCGGATGCGGCTTCTGATATGGGGCGGGGATAATCCGGCCGTTCACCACGCCTCGGTAGTAGCGCCCGTCGTACCGAAATCCCTCCGGCGGCGCGTTCCACGCTTGTTCCATTACAGCGAGAAACTCCTCCATCATCGCATGGCGCTCGCTCGCGGAGAAGCCGAACCCGGCGAATTCATCCGGCGAGTTGCCCGCGCCGATGCCGACGACCAAGCGGCCTTTCGACAACTGGTCGAGCAGGTTGCACTCAGTGACGAAGGTGATGGGGTGGCGAAGCGGGAGGACGGCGACCGCAAACCCGATCCGCAGCGAGCGGTTGCGCTGGCTGATCGCGGCGGCAAGGGTGATCGGCTCGGAGTAAGCGTTGTAGCCGGTGAACTGATGGTCGGTCAGCCAGACATCGCTGAAACCGAGCCGCTCCGCGAGATCGACCTGCCCGAGCACCTCGTCGATAACGCGGCCGTCATCGTCCGGTCCGGGGGTC
Above is a genomic segment from Dehalococcoidia bacterium containing:
- a CDS encoding LLM class flavin-dependent oxidoreductase, coding for MRFSIYLNPQTPGPDDDGRVIDEVLGQVDLAERLGFSDVWLTDHQFTGYNAYSEPITLAAAISQRNRSLRIGFAVAVLPLRHPITFVTECNLLDQLSKGRLVVGIGAGNSPDEFAGFGFSASERHAMMEEFLAVMEQAWNAPPEGFRYDGRYYRGVVNGRIIPAPYQKPHPPIAYASATPATLERIGRKGWSLLAGPHDPDSLASRLYYYFKGQDEAGLDEAARQRALDHTGFNRQIYVAEPGEDWLDTLGDAIEVYLRKSAKANVGIDDLSKTDLEQRKIGYLKNWLIAGTADEVIERLRPFARLGFRNLMCWFAFGHLEDRIVRASIERFATRVLPVLKETPVDEDWIARIRAGEVTGRTRNVDSPAEPLLPTQPIP